Proteins from one Bacteroides zhangwenhongii genomic window:
- a CDS encoding class II aldolase/adducin family protein, whose product MITNEHIEQFLSQAHRYGAAKLMLCSSGNLSWRIGEEALISGTGSWVPTLYKEKVSICNIASGTPTNGVKPSMESTFHLGILRERPDVNVVLHFQSEYATAVSCMKNKPTNFNVTAEIPCHVGSEIPVIPYYRPGSPELAKAVVEAMLNHNSVLLTNHGQVVCGKDFDQVYERATFFEMACRIIVQSGGDYSVLTPAEIEDLEIYVLGKKTK is encoded by the coding sequence ATGATTACCAACGAACATATTGAACAGTTTCTATCACAGGCACATCGCTATGGAGCTGCCAAGTTGATGTTATGTAGTAGCGGCAATCTCTCTTGGCGAATTGGTGAAGAAGCATTGATTTCAGGTACGGGGTCTTGGGTACCGACTTTATATAAGGAGAAAGTTTCCATCTGCAATATTGCCAGTGGCACTCCTACCAATGGAGTAAAACCGTCAATGGAAAGTACCTTCCATCTGGGCATTCTTCGCGAACGCCCGGATGTAAATGTAGTCCTCCATTTTCAGTCGGAATATGCAACGGCCGTTTCCTGCATGAAAAACAAGCCGACCAACTTCAATGTAACGGCAGAAATTCCTTGCCATGTAGGTTCGGAAATACCGGTGATTCCCTATTACCGTCCCGGTTCGCCGGAACTGGCCAAAGCAGTGGTAGAAGCCATGTTGAATCATAATTCCGTGTTGTTGACCAATCACGGGCAAGTGGTATGCGGAAAAGATTTCGATCAAGTATACGAACGGGCTACTTTCTTTGAAATGGCTTGCCGTATCATTGTCCAATCCGGTGGAGACTACTCAGTACTGACTCCGGCGGAGATAGAAGATCTGGAAATCTATGTATTGGGAAAGAAAACAAAATAG
- a CDS encoding rhamnulokinase, whose amino-acid sequence MKDTHRNTYLAADFGGGSGRIIAGSLLHGKLELEEVHRFPNRQVKLGNHVYWDFPALFEDMKTGLKQAAQRGYDVKGIGIDTWGVDFGLIDKDGNLLGNPVCYRDARTDGMPTEVFKFLNEQQHYADTGIQVMAINTLFQLYSMKKSKDAQLDAAQRLLFMPDLFSYFLTGIANNEYCIASTSELLDARQRTWSLSTIRTLGLPEHLFGEIIYPGTIRGTLKEDIAQETGLGSVDVIAVGSHDTASAVAAVPATESPIAFLSSGTWSLLGVEVDEPILTEEARLAQFTNEGGVGGRIRFLQNITGLWILQRLMSEWKTRGEEQSYDTLIPQAAEATIASIIPVDDALFMNPVNMENALMDYCRRHDLPVPQNKAEMVKCVLQSLAFKYKQAVEKLNRCLPSPIRQLNIIGGGSQNKLLNQLTADALGIPVYAGPVEATAIGNILTQAMAKGEISDLHELREIVRHSVTPQVYHPKK is encoded by the coding sequence ATGAAAGATACGCATAGAAACACTTATTTAGCAGCAGACTTTGGAGGAGGAAGCGGGCGTATTATCGCCGGCTCTCTTCTCCACGGTAAGCTGGAATTGGAGGAAGTTCACCGCTTCCCCAATCGTCAGGTTAAACTCGGTAATCATGTTTATTGGGATTTTCCCGCCTTGTTTGAGGATATGAAGACCGGATTAAAACAGGCCGCACAAAGAGGGTACGACGTTAAAGGAATCGGAATCGATACTTGGGGAGTCGACTTCGGGCTTATTGACAAGGATGGTAACCTGCTAGGAAATCCAGTTTGTTACCGGGATGCACGAACGGATGGAATGCCGACAGAAGTGTTCAAGTTCCTAAACGAGCAGCAACACTATGCCGATACCGGTATACAAGTAATGGCGATCAATACGTTATTCCAGCTTTACAGCATGAAAAAAAGTAAGGATGCGCAATTAGACGCAGCCCAACGGCTTTTATTCATGCCCGACCTTTTCAGCTACTTTCTGACAGGAATAGCCAACAATGAATATTGCATTGCCTCTACATCCGAACTACTCGATGCACGACAACGAACATGGTCTTTATCTACCATTCGTACACTCGGACTTCCCGAACATTTGTTCGGCGAAATCATCTATCCGGGTACTATCAGAGGAACTTTAAAAGAGGATATTGCCCAAGAAACAGGCTTAGGATCTGTAGACGTAATTGCAGTAGGTTCACACGATACGGCTAGCGCTGTTGCCGCTGTTCCCGCTACGGAATCTCCTATCGCATTTCTAAGTTCCGGCACTTGGTCGCTGTTGGGAGTAGAAGTAGACGAACCGATACTGACAGAGGAAGCGCGGCTGGCTCAGTTTACGAATGAAGGTGGCGTGGGAGGCCGTATCCGGTTCCTGCAAAACATCACAGGTTTATGGATTCTGCAACGTCTGATGAGTGAATGGAAAACACGTGGCGAAGAACAGAGCTATGACACGCTCATTCCACAAGCTGCCGAAGCAACGATTGCTTCCATCATCCCTGTAGATGATGCACTATTCATGAATCCGGTAAATATGGAAAACGCTCTTATGGATTACTGCCGACGACACGACCTTCCGGTTCCACAGAACAAAGCGGAAATGGTGAAATGCGTGCTCCAATCCTTAGCTTTCAAATATAAGCAAGCGGTGGAAAAACTCAACCGTTGTCTTCCTTCTCCAATTCGCCAACTCAACATTATCGGTGGAGGATCACAAAATAAATTACTCAATCAGTTGACAGCCGATGCACTTGGCATTCCCGTATATGCCGGTCCGGTAGAAGCTACTGCGATAGGAAATATCCTGACGCAAGCAATGGCAAAAGGAGAAATATCCGATCTTCACGAACTGCGAGAGATTGTAAGACATAGCGTAACACCACAAGTTTATCATCCTAAAAAATAG
- the fucI gene encoding L-fucose isomerase — MKKYPKIGIRPTIDGRQGGVRESLEEKTMNLAKAVAELISSNLKNGDGSPVECVIADSTIGRVAESAACAEKFEREGVGSTITVTSCWCYGAETMDMNPYYPKAVWGFNGTERPGAVYLAAVLAGHAQKGLPAFGIYGHDVQDLDDNTIPEDVAEKILRFARAAQAVATMRGKSYLSMGSVSMGIAGSIVNPDFFQEYLGMRNESIDLTEIIRRMEEGIYDHEEYAKAMAWTEKYCKVNEGNDFKNRPEKRKTREQKDADWEFIVKMMIIMRDLMTGNPKLKEMGFKEEALGHNAIAAGFQGQRQWTDFYPNGDYPEALLNTSFDWNGIREAFVVATENDACNGVAMLFGHLLTNRAQIFSDVRTYWSPEAVKRVTGKELSGLAANGIIHLINSGATTLDGSGQSVDAEGNPVMKEPWNLTDADVENCLKATTWYPADRDYFRGGGFSSNFLSKGGMPVTMMRLNLVKGLGPVLQIAEGWTVEIDPEIHQKLNMRTDPTWPTTWFVPRLCDKPAFKDVYSVMNNWGANHGAISYGHIGQDLITLASMLRIPVCMHNVEEDQIFRPAAWNAFGMDKEGADYRACTTYGPIYK, encoded by the coding sequence ATGAAAAAGTATCCGAAAATCGGGATTCGTCCCACCATCGACGGTCGCCAGGGTGGCGTTCGTGAAAGCCTTGAAGAAAAAACAATGAATTTGGCTAAAGCCGTAGCCGAATTAATCAGCAGCAACTTGAAAAACGGTGACGGAAGTCCCGTAGAATGCGTGATTGCCGACAGTACCATCGGCCGCGTAGCCGAAAGTGCAGCTTGTGCAGAGAAGTTCGAAAGAGAAGGTGTAGGTTCCACTATCACTGTAACGTCCTGTTGGTGTTATGGTGCGGAAACAATGGATATGAACCCGTATTACCCGAAAGCAGTCTGGGGATTCAACGGAACAGAACGTCCGGGAGCTGTATATCTGGCAGCAGTATTGGCAGGACACGCACAAAAAGGACTTCCCGCATTCGGAATCTACGGACATGATGTTCAAGATCTGGACGACAATACAATTCCCGAAGATGTAGCGGAAAAGATTCTTCGCTTTGCACGCGCCGCACAGGCAGTAGCCACCATGAGAGGCAAATCTTATCTGTCAATGGGTAGCGTATCTATGGGTATTGCCGGCTCTATCGTCAATCCTGATTTCTTCCAGGAATATTTGGGTATGCGCAATGAATCTATCGACCTGACAGAGATTATCCGCCGCATGGAAGAGGGCATCTACGACCACGAAGAATACGCCAAAGCAATGGCATGGACTGAAAAGTATTGCAAGGTAAACGAGGGCAATGACTTCAAGAACCGTCCCGAAAAACGTAAAACCCGCGAGCAGAAAGACGCAGACTGGGAATTTATCGTAAAGATGATGATTATCATGCGTGACTTGATGACCGGAAACCCGAAACTCAAAGAGATGGGATTCAAGGAAGAAGCTTTGGGACATAACGCTATCGCAGCCGGTTTCCAGGGACAACGCCAATGGACTGACTTCTATCCGAACGGTGACTATCCGGAAGCCTTACTCAATACTTCCTTCGATTGGAACGGTATCCGTGAAGCATTTGTAGTAGCTACTGAAAATGATGCCTGCAACGGTGTAGCTATGCTGTTCGGTCACTTGCTGACTAATCGCGCTCAAATATTCTCAGATGTGCGTACTTATTGGAGCCCCGAAGCCGTGAAACGTGTGACCGGCAAAGAGTTGAGCGGTCTGGCAGCAAACGGTATTATCCATCTTATCAATTCCGGTGCCACTACGCTCGACGGTTCCGGTCAATCGGTAGACGCGGAAGGCAATCCGGTGATGAAAGAACCTTGGAACCTGACTGATGCAGATGTAGAAAACTGCCTGAAGGCAACAACTTGGTATCCGGCGGACCGTGACTACTTCCGCGGAGGCGGTTTCTCATCCAACTTCCTGTCAAAAGGTGGAATGCCTGTCACTATGATGCGTCTGAACCTGGTCAAAGGTCTTGGTCCTGTCCTGCAAATCGCAGAAGGATGGACAGTTGAGATTGACCCGGAAATTCACCAGAAACTCAATATGCGTACCGACCCCACATGGCCTACTACTTGGTTTGTTCCCCGCCTGTGCGATAAACCAGCTTTCAAAGATGTATATTCAGTAATGAACAATTGGGGAGCCAATCACGGAGCTATCAGTTATGGACACATCGGACAGGACTTAATCACTCTTGCCTCTATGCTCCGCATCCCTGTATGTATGCACAACGTAGAAGAAGACCAGATCTTCCGCCCAGCCGCATGGAACGCTTTCGGTATGGACAAAGAGGGTGCAGACTACAGAGCTTGTACAACTTACGGTCCTATTTATAAATAA